Within the Iodidimonas sp. SYSU 1G8 genome, the region CGTGTCGCAGCGGTCGGCGATGACGATGACCGGTCGGGCAATCCCCTCTCCCAGGGCCTCGTGCAGCACCGACAGCAGGCCGAAATCGGCGCTGCCCGCGATTAGCACCCTGTCCAGCGGACGCCGGCAGTCCAGTTCCCGAATGCTCTCGACGATATAGCCCCGTTCGCTCGCAAGGCCGCTGATCAGCCCCAGGTGCTGCAGCAGCATCCAGCCGCGGTGATAGCCGAGACAGGTATTGCCGCACAGCGCATGGGCGCCGTCGGCATGGACGTGCGGCACTGACAGCGCCAGAGCCGCCTCCGCGATCATGCCGGCATGATCGGTGGGCGAATATGCCCGGGGTTCGAGCAGGACGCTCAAGCGCGCAGCTCGTGATACTGCACGCCGAACCGGCTCAGGGCATCCTCGTCCAGCGTTACGCCGAGGCCGAGGCCTTCGGGAAGATGCGCCTGGCCGTGCGAGACCGCCAGTTCCTGTCCGATGACATCACCGACGAACCGCTCGCGGGCATCGCCATAACCGATCGTCTCGCCCACATCCGGGAAGGCCGCCGCGAAGTGCAGCAGCGCGGCGGTACCCACGCCCAGCGTATGCTTGGACCCCATGTTGCAGGTCAGGCCGCCCGCCCTGGCGATTTCTAGGATGGTCACCGAGTTGCGGATACCGCCGGATTTCGCCAGCTTGACCGTGATCATGTCAGCGGCGCCGCGCTTGACCACCTGCACCGCATCGGCGGGCGACAGCACGGATTCATCGGCGGCGATGCCGGTACGCGCCCGTTCGGTCACGAATTTCATGCCATCGAGGTCCCACCACGCACAGGGCTGCTCGATACAGACCAGCCCCGCATCGGCGAGGGCATGGTCCACCTCCAGCGCGCCCTTGGGGGTCCACGCCTGATTGGGATCGAACTCCAGCTCGGTGCTCGCCGGCACGGCCTTGCGGACGGCGAGATATTTCGCGATATCGCCGCGCCAGTCCGCCGAGCCCTTGAGGGTCAGCAGGGGATAACCGTCGGCGGCATACCGGCACGCCACGTCGACCAACTGGGCTTCCGGCAGGATCGACAGGCTGCGCGACAGCTTCATGGCGGTCCGCCGCGTGCCGCCCAGATAATCGGCGACCGACAGGCCGCAGCGCCGCGCGATCAGGTCGTGCAGGGCGATGTCGATGGCGCACAGCGTCCCCAGAAAGCCATACTGCTCGGAGCACCTCGCGTTCAGCGCCGCCATGATCTCGTTGAAGTGCAGCGGATTCCTGCCAAGCAGCACGGGAGCGAAGATATCCCGCAGCGCGACGAACACTGTCCCCGCGCTTTCACCGGATCGGCCAGGAAAGATCACCGATGCCTCGCCCAGTCCGCTGGCACCGTCGCTGGTGCCGATCCGGAGAATGACCTTTTCGCCGTGATCGAGTGTACCGCGCGACGAGCGCATGGCGGATTTATAGGGTATGGCGACGAGCCAGACCTCAACCCTGTCTATGGTGGTCGTATCGGTCATGTAACGGGGCGGCCCCTGCTGTCAGGAGAAATTAAAGAGAGTTTATCACGCACGCCGCGTCGCGGGCGGTCAGATGAGGCACTTGAAAACTTCGAGCTTCTCGTTGGCGCCCTTGAGCAGGGGACCGACGGTATTGGCTACGTGTACGTCGAAATCCTGATGCGTGTTGGCGCGGATCCGTCCGGCCACCGCCTGCATCTCGTCGGCGCTCAACGGCCTGTCGCTGGCCAGGTTCACCTCGAGCCGGGTCCGTTCTGTCTGCAGGATCTGATACTGGCGGATCGGCGCGAGCTCCCCCAGCTGCTTCAAACCGAAACGCGGCCAGACCCGGCTGCCATCTGGCATGATCAGCATATTTCGGACGCGGCCGACGATGCGCTTCAGCACCGGCGATCCGCGCCCGCAGGCGCAAGGTTCGCCTACTTCGGCATAGTCGCGAATTTCGTAGCGCAGCATGGCGGTCGCGAAATTGTTCAGGTCGGTCACCACGACGCGGCCGATCTCGCCCGGCCCGCAGGGCGTGCCGTCGTCGCGCAGCACCTCGAGAAACTGGGCCTCGGGTATACAGTGATAGGCGTGATGCTCGCACTGGACGGCGATGGACCCCAGTTCCTGCGAACTGTACTCATCGAATATCTCGATCCCCCATGCCCGCCATACCTCGTCTACCAGCTCCTGGGGCAAGGTTTCACCAATGGTGATGAGCGTGCGCAGACCGGGCGGGGCAGGCATCTCCTGGACCAACGCCTGCAGATTGGAAGGATAGGTCAGCAGGTAGTCGGGCTTGTATTTCTCCAGAAAGGCTCGTTGGTCGGCGATGGGCGCGCGGATATTGAGGCCGATGCCCTCGCCTGTCCTGTACACGGCTGAAACATATTTTCCCCAGCTTTTGGCCACGACCGGCACCACGCCGTTCTTCACAGAGATACTGGCGCGAATCGCCCCGAAACGCTTTCTGATATCGAGCTTGTGCCAGCCCAGGCTCCGCATCATCACCGCGTTGCGCAAGGCATAGCCCGCCGCCGTACAGCGAACCGTGACAGGCTGGCCCGTCGAGCCCGAAGTACTGGTCGCCCAGACGTCGCCATGCTCCTTCGGCGCGGCCGTATAGATGTCGTCCATTCGGGACTGGAGGTCGGCCCGGGTCAGCAGCGGCAGCGTTCCCAGCACCTCGAACGCGGTCGCTGCGCGGATCTCGGCGCCCGCCAGCAGCGGCGCGAAGTACGCGCTCGTTTCGCGCGCGTGCCTGAGCCGCGCGGCAAGCTGAACCGACTGAAGTTCCCGCAGCCGATCAGGCTTCAACCACTGGGTCTGGAAAAGCTGCGTCAGGAAGCCGTAGACCTGCGCGGCCGACGGGTCTATCAGCGCTGGCCAGACCAGCGACTGTGAATAGGAATTCAGCACCCGCGCCCTGTCCTCCGCAGATACGGCGATCAGCCGTCCGTCAAATATTCAACAAGGTATATGCCGGAACAGGCACCGTCTCAATCGGGCATTCGGAACGGACGGACGCTTTCGAGCGCCCGTGCGGCGCGCAGGATCAGGGCTTCAGACCCCCAGGGGCCGACGATCTGCAGGCCGATGGGGAGACCGGCTTTCGTGAAGCCGCATGGAACGCTCGCCGCCGGTTGGCCCGTGATGTTGAAAGGGAACGTAAAGGGCGTCCATGTCCGCTTGTAGGCCTCGCCTTCCGGACCATAGATGCCGCGTCCCGCCTTGAACGGCGGCACGGGCGTGACAGGCGCCAGCAGCAGATCGAAATCCTTGTGGAACGCGGCCATGCGCTGCATGAGCGCGCCGCGATCCGCCATTGCCTGGTAATGCCGGATGATCGGTTGCTGCGCACCCTTCTGGGCCGATCGGACCAGGAAAGGGTCGCTGTCGGCCAGCGCCTGTTCGCTGGCGTTTTCCAGATAGCGCGCCGTCATCGGCTGCCAGAACGCCAAGAATGTCTGCAGTTGGTTGTCGAAGCCCGGATCGGCCTCGGCAACTTCGGCGCCCAGATCGCGAAACACCGCCGCGGCGTCCGTCAGCGCCGATGCGATCTCAGAATCGAACGGGATCAGCCGTTCGCCATTCCAGAAGCCGATCCGCAACCCGGCGACGCCATCATTGAGCCCGATACGGTAATCGGTGGCTTCATAGGGCAGAGCCGATGGATCACGGCTGTCCGGGCGGGTGATGACGTTCATCATCAGCGCCGCGTCCGCGACCGTACGCGTCAGCGGTCCCGCCTGCGAGATCAGCGCCGAGACGCCTCCGGGATTGTGCGGCACCCTGAACTGGGTCGGGCGAAGCCCGAACACGCCGCAGAACGCGGCGGGGATCCGGATCGATCCACCCGCATCCGTGCCCACATGCAGCGCGCCCATGCCCAGCGCGCAGGCCGCCGCAGCGCCGCCGGACGAGCCGCCCGGCGTCTTGTCCAGATCCCACGGATTGCGGCTGACGCCGTGCAGCGCGCTGTCGGTGACGCCCTTCCAGCAGAATTCAGGCGTCGCCGTCTTGCCCAGGATGATGCCACCCGCCTCGCGCAGCCGGGCGGTGATGGGCGCATCCTGCTTGGCGCGGTGCGACGCCGAAATCACCGGCGAGCTGTTCCGGCTGGGCCATCCCTTGACGTCGATATGTTCCTTGATCGATAGCGGCACGCCGTCGAGCAGGCCCTTGGGCTTGCACTTCGTCCATCGCGCTTCCGACTTTCCGGCCTCCTTCAGCGCGCCTTCCCGGTCGAGCAGAATGAAGGCGTTCACGCCCTCGTTCCGCGCATCGATCCGCTCGAACACCGCCTTGGTGACCTCGACGGGCGACAGCGCGCCGCGTCGATAGCGGGCGACCAGATCGCTGGCCGACAGATGAACGATATCGGTCATGGCGCGCTCCGCCTCAGAAGCCGAGCGCCTGCCCGTCGTCGATCCTGACGCCGGCGCCGGTCATGAAATCCCCCGCCTCTGATGCCAGCAGCAGTAGCAGGCCATTGAGGTCGGTATCCTTGCCGATCCGGCGCATGGGCCAGCCCTTGATCTCCTTCTGGCCCGCTTCCGAATCGTAATATTCGCTGTTGATGTCGGTCCGGATGTAGCCCGGATTCATGGCGTTCACCTTGATGCCATAGCGGGCCCATTCCAGCGCCATCACCTGCGTCATCATCTGCACGGCGGCCTTCGACATGCAGTAGGTGATGCCGCCCTTGAGTTCCACATAGGAATGCATGGACGCGATGTTGATGATGCGGCCCGGCGCGCCCCGGTCGATCATGCGCTTGGCGACTTCCTGGCTGAGGAAGAAGGGCGCGCGCAGATTGGTGTCCATCACCTGGTCATATTCGTCCTGGCTGATCTTCTGGCTGGCACGCATGACGGTGATGCCGGAATTGTTCACCAGGCACCAGATCGGGCCGACCTTCTCTTCCGCCTCGGCGATGGCGGCCGCGCCGGCCGGCAGGTCCGTGACGTCGAAGGCGATGGGATAGGCATGGCCACCCGCATCGTTGATTTCCTTGGCCAGCGCCTCCAGCCGCTCCTTGCGCCGGCCGGTGATCACCACCTTGGCACCCGCCTCGGCCAGGCACAGGGCGAACTGGCGGCCCAGGCCGCTGGTGGTGCCGGTGATGAAGCAGACCTTGCCGGTGAGGTCGAAATTGGGCAGCGCCATGAGGAAATCCCAGTCTGTTGTCCTTGGAGGCGGACGCTAGAGGGCTGTTTCATCACCGTCAAGCAAGCGCACCCGGAAACCTTTCCCGGCAAGCATCTCGACGATGCTTCTCAGATGACCGGGATCGCGTGCCTCGATCACCACTTCAAGGTCCGTGTCCTTGGCCTGCGTGTGGGAGAAGATACGGTTGTGCTGCACCTCGAGGATGTTTCCGCCCGCATCGCCGATGGCGCCGGCCACAGCGGCCAGCACGCCGGGCCGATCCGAAATGTCGATCCGAAGACGCGCGATGCGGCCCTGATGCACCAGGTCCCGCATCAGCACGGACGCGAGCAGGCGCGTGTCGATATTGCCGCCCGACAAAACGACGCCGACCTTGCGCCCCTCGAAATGCGCCTTGCGGGCCAGCACCCCGGCGAGCGAAACCGCGCCCGCGCCTTCGGCCACGGTTTTCTCGATGGCGATGTAAAGCGCGATCGCCTGTTCGATCTGGACCTCGCTGACCAGCATCACGTCATCGACCAGCGCGCGGATGATCGGCAGCGTCAGGGCGCCCGGCTGTTTCACGGCGATGCCTTCGGCAATGGTGCCCGCCATGGACGATGGCGGATTGCCTGCCAGCGCGTCACGGATACTGGGATAGCGTTCGGCCTCGACACCGATGATCTCGATCCCGGGCGACAGCGCCTTGGCCGCGACCGCCATGCCGGCGATCAGCCCGCCGCCCCCCATCGGCACCACCAGCACGTCCAGGTCGGGCTGCGCCGCCAGCATCTCGAGCGCCACGGTACCCTGTCCGGCGATGATGGCGGCGTCATCATACGGGTGCACGAACACCAGGCCGTGCTGGCCGGCAAGCTCGCGGGCATGGACTGCCGCCTCCGACAGGCCCTCGCCCACAAGGCGGACGTCGGCCCCATGCGCGCGGGTCGCGGCGACCTTAACCTCTGGCGTGTCGCGCGGCATGACGATGGTGGCGGCGATGCCGAGCCGCCGGGCGTGATAGGCCACGGCCTGCGCGTGATTGCCCGCCGACATGGCGATGACACCGGCCACGCGCTCGTCGCCGGTCAGGCTCAGCAGCTTGTTCAGCGCGCCACGTTCCTTGAACGAGGCGGTGAACTGCAGGTTCTCGAACTTGATGTATAGCTGGGCACCGGTCAGCGCCGACAGGGTCACCGAATGGTGAAAGGGCGTCGGCGGCACCGCCTCCCGAATGGCGGCGGACGCGGCTTTTATATCTGCTAACATCATGGCCGACTCACCAGAAGCCGGGACGGAAAATCCGCATAACCGGCCAGGATCAGCAAACACGTTCGGGGATATCTCATGGATTTCGAGTTTAGCGACAAAGTGAAGCAATTGCAGGAGCGTGTTGGCTCCTTCATCTACGAGCACGTCGTGCCGGCGGAGAAAGTCTTCGCCGAACAGGTCGAGGCGGGCGGCCGCTGGTGCGTGCCGCCGGTAATGGAAGAGCTGAAGGCCAAGGCGAAGGCGGCCGGCCTCTGGAACATGTTCCTGCCGGAATCGAAGAAGGGTGCCGGCCTCACCAATCTGGAATACGCCCCCATCGCCGAGCTGCTGGGTCATTCGCCGCTCGCGTCCGAGGCGTTCAACTGTTCCGCGCCCGACACGGGCAACATGGAGATTCTGGAGCGCTACGGCTCCGAGGAGATCAAGGAGCGCTGGCTCAAGCCGCTGCTCGAGGGCGAGATCCGTTCCGCCTTCGCCATGACCGAGCCGCTGGTGGCCAGTTCGGACGCCACCAACATCGAATCGCGGATCGAGCGGGACGGCGACGAGTACGTGGTAAACGGCCGCAAGTGGTGGACATCCGGCATCATGGACCCGCGCTGCGCGGTCATCATCTTCATGGGCAAGACCAACCCGGACGCGCCCAAGCACCAGCAGCAGTCCCAGATTGTCATTCCGCGCGACACGCCCGGCATCACCATCAAGCGGTCGCTGCCCGTCTTCGGCTATGACGACGCGCCGCACGGCCATGGCGAGGTGCTGTTCGAGAACGTGCGCGTGCCGGTCTCCAACATCCTGCTCGGCGAGGGCCGCGGCTTCGAGATCGCCCAGGCCCGCTTGGGACCGGGGCGCATCCATCACTGCATGCGCGCCATCGGTTCGGCCGAGCGGGCGCTGGAGCTGATGTGCGCCCGCGCCGACAGCCGGGTCGCCTTCGGCTCGCGCCTGTCCGACAAGGGCGTGGTCGAGGAGCAGATCGCCAACAGCCGGATCGAGATCGAGCAGGCCCGCCTGCTGGTGCTGAAGGCGGCGTGGATGATGGACAAGTACGGCAACAAGGTGGCGCGCAGCGAGATCGCCCAGATCAAGGTCGCCGTCCCCAACATGGCGTCGAAAGTGATCGATCGGGCCATCCAGATCCATGGCGGCGGCGGCGTTTCCGCCGATTTCCCGCTGGCCCGCGCCTATGCCGGACAGCGCACCCTCCGGCTCGCGGACGGTCCCGACGAGGTGCATCGCCGGACGGTCGCCCAGGTCGAACTGAAAAAACAACGCGAGAAGCGCGAAAGACAACACAATCTCGCCGCGGAATGACTATATTCAGTCTTATCCACAACCCTCAACTTCACGCGGGCCCGGTTTGGCCCGCGTTTTCTTGTCCGGCATCCGCGGCGAACGACATCTCGTAGAGAGTCCTTTGGGGACAAGCGAGGTGCGTGATGCTGGTGACCAGCGCGATTACGGTTTGGATGGCCCTCAGCGCTCTTTGGGCGGTGAGTGTCTGGCGGCGGGATACGAGCATCATCGATGCGTTCTGGGGGCCTGGTTTTGGCCTGATCGCCGTCGTTACCCTGGCTGCAGTGCCCGATATTTCGCCGCATGGCTGGCTGGTCGCCGGGATGATTATCCTTTGGGCTCTTAGGCTTGGCGGTCATTTGCTGAGACGCAATCTCGCGCATGGCGAAGACCGGCGGTACCGCGAGATGCGGGAGAAGGCGCCGGGGAACTGGGCGGTTCGCAGCTATGTGACGGTGTTCATGCTGCAGGGGCTGCTGATGTGGCTCATCTCGCTGCCGGTGCAGTTCGCCATCGGCGGTACTGGCCACCTGGCTGATCCGCTGACGATTGCCGGTACCGCATTGTTTTTGTTCGGCTTTGTCTTCGAGGCGGTGGCCGACGCGCAGCTCTGGCGCTTCAAGCAGGACCCGGCGAGCAAGGGCCGGGTGATGGAAACCGGCCTGTGGCGCTACAGCCGGCACCCCAATTATTTCGGTGAAACCTGTGTCTGGTGGGGCCTTTTCCTGGCCTGCCTGCCCGCCCACGGCGCGTGGTGGACACTGTTCAGCCCCCTTTTGGTCACATTTTTGCTGCTGAAAGTCTCGGGTTTGCCGCTGGCGGAGAAGAAAATGGGCGAAAGACGGCCCGGTTACGACGCCTATGTCGCCCGCACCAGCGCCTTCATCCCCCTGCCCGCGAAACGCTGACCGACACCATCACCAAAAGCAGAAAGGGCGCCCCGAGGGGCGCCCTTTCCTTTTGTCGTCCGTCTGGACGGTGGCTGGATCTTAGAAGCTGATCCGGGCGCCGCCGCTGATGACGTGTTCGCTGTAGTTGCCGCCCATTTCGCCCGAGTAGTCGAGGAAGAGGGTGAAGGCATCGCTGACCTTGCCGGTGACGCCGACGCCGAAGATGGCGGTGGTTTCACGCGGCACTTCGCCGAAGACGGTGAAGCTGGTGCCGGGGGCGGCGCGGAAGCGCGAGCTGATCGGACGGAGATCGTCCTCGAACTCGTGCGCCACACCGACGCGAGCGTAGGGCATCCAGCCGCCGCCGTTGCCGGAGCGGAAGGTCTTGGAGAAGCGCAGCTGGGCAGTGGCCCGGAGCGATTCCACCGACTGTTCGTCGACGATCAGGTCGATTTCGTTGGCGCCGGTTTCCTCGAACGCATCCTGCTTCACCTTCGCCCAGGTCAGGCCGGCTTCCGGGGTGATCTTGAAACCGTTGCCGGTGTCGAAGCTGTAACCACCCTTACCGTAGAAGTAGTAGACGTCGCCGTCGTACTCGGCGTGCGCGACACGGGAGATCGAGCCGATCGACGAACCGAAGTCGATGTCACGGTCGCTCTCGATGTTCATGTCGCCCATGCCACCGCCGGCATTGAAGAACCAGGTGTCGGTGAAGTAGCTGAGGTAACCGCCAACCTGCCAGTGATCCACATCGCCTTCGCCGGTGCGGCCATCGAAGTCGACATCGGTGTTACCGAAGCCGCCCAGGATACCGATCAGGAAGTTCGGGTTGATCAGGTAGTCGAAGCCCGCATAGCCGGTGAGGGTCTGGTAGTCGTACTGCAGGAAGCCTTCATTGCTTTCCACATCGGACGTCGCCCAGGAACCCGACAGCCAGAAGGTGGCGCGGTTGTCGGAGCCGGACTGGCCGACCGCCGAGTTGTCACCCACGTTCATCACGACCCGGTTCTGCTTGCCACCCGACAGGCCCTGGGCCTCGATGGTGCGGATGTAGGCCTGCTGTTCGGCACCGCGAGCGATGGTGAAGCCGACTTCGTTGAAGGCGTTGTACCACTCGGGGTGCAGCGCATCCAGGGCCGCCGGGATGTCCGAAGCCGTGCCGACCAGCGCCACGATGGCGTGGAGGCTGTCTTCGTTCAGACCGTAGGCGGTGAAGGAGTCGATGTACTCACCAGTGATGACCTGGTTGAGCGTTTCACCCTTCGGCGCGAAGTCCGGGATCGAGATGATACGGACACGGTCGGGCAGGTACTGCAGATAGGCCTTCAGCAGCTGCACGCGCTGTTCCGTAACGGTCTCGTCTTCCTCGGTGCTCGGATCATCGGCCACCGCGTAGCGGACAACCACGGCACCGTCGTTGGCGCCACCGTCGAAGCCCTTTTCGTCGAACTTACCGGTCACGCCGCCTTCAGCGACGATGATGTCCCAAACCTTGGCGTCCTTCGAGAAGTCGGCCAGCGGCGTGGCGATACCCTTGCTGTCCACATCGGCGATGCCATCCGGAACCTTGTAGTCGGGGTTCGGGATCTGCGGGCAGGAGTCCGCACCATCCGGATCGTCGCCGCAACCGGTCGGCCCATTCGGGTCGTCGATCATGGCATCCTGGCTGTTATCGACCAGGTCGGCGAACTGGCCATCCAGGCGGATGTCCAGGCGGCCATCGACGATCACGGCGCCGTCGGTAACCGTGCTGACCTTGTACTCGACGCCATCCGGCACACCATCCGGGCCGCCCTTGCCGGCGACGAGGATGTCGAACTTCTTGTCGTCGTCGTCGAAGTCGAAGTCGTTCACACCATCGGGTTCACCCTTGGTGGGCGCGCCCTTGTCGTCCTGAGTGATCAGGTCAACGGTGCCGAGGCCGGTGGTGTCGATGATGGAGCCGACGATGGCCTTGGTGGTGCCGGTCTTCTTGACGTTCAGCAGATCGCCGGTGCCGTCAGCCTTCAGGTCAGCCTGGAACTGGCTGCCCCAATTGGTGACCACGTTGCGGCCCTTGGTATCGGTGTAGGTGGGCTCATCGTTCTCGTCGAGGACGGGGTCGCCTTCACTATCCAGGACCGGGGTGCGGTACGTGGTGGTGCCGGTGACTTTGCCGTCCATGGTGACGTTACCATACACGGTCAGCGTGCCGATCCGGTCGATCTCATCGCCCGGAGCCAGCGTGGCGTAACGCGGGCTGTCGGTCGCCAGATCAAACGCGCCTTCGAAGACTTCGTAGCTGTTCGAGGCCGGCAGCACGACATTCGGATACTTGGTGCCGTCGGCATCGACCGCCACCTTGGTGTAGGTGGGGTTGTCATCTTCGTCGAGAACCGGAGCACCTTCATCATCCAGCACCTGAACATCGACGGTGCCGACGATCAGGCGGCCGCGAGATTCATCGGGCTGGTTGACAGCGTAGAAGGACTCATCGTCAGCGCCGACATAGTAGGTGACGTCGCCGCCCTGGACCGCGCCAGTGAGGTTGACGCCGCCATTGCCGCCAGCAGCACCGGGGTTGGTGATGATGGTGCCGTGACCGCCGAGGATACCGCCGGACTTCACATCCACGACCGGGGAGGTCAGGACCGCATCCTTCTGGTTGACCCAAGCGTAGGTCGACTTGCCTTCATCGACATCCGCCGTGTCCGGATCATCAACCGAGACGACGGTCTCGACCAGGATGGTGCCGCCGACATTCAGGCGACCGTTGTTGACCACGGTGCCCACGGTACCGCTGATCTGCCATTCGCTGGCTTCGTCATCGGTCACGCCGTCGCCGTCCGTGTCGATCTCGATTTCCGTCCACAGGTAGGTCCCATCGACGGTCGTCTGACCGTTGAGGTTCCAGGTGCCAGCCGGCAGCGGCATGTTCGGCACCGAGGCGAACAGGGCCGGCGTGAGAACCGCGGCGGAGTTCGAGGTCTCTTCGTCACCGTAGAAGTCGGAAACGGTCAGCATGTCATCGACCAGCAGCACTTCGGCTTCGGTGATGTTGCCAGCGTGATCCTGGTAACCGGTGCCCATCAGGACGACCGCGTCCACGTCGGTGTCGACGCCTTCGGCCTCGACCCACTCAGCGGCGGTGCCGCCCTTGGATTCGTCAACGTCCTTGGTGT harbors:
- a CDS encoding SDR family NAD(P)-dependent oxidoreductase, translating into MALPNFDLTGKVCFITGTTSGLGRQFALCLAEAGAKVVITGRRKERLEALAKEINDAGGHAYPIAFDVTDLPAGAAAIAEAEEKVGPIWCLVNNSGITVMRASQKISQDEYDQVMDTNLRAPFFLSQEVAKRMIDRGAPGRIINIASMHSYVELKGGITYCMSKAAVQMMTQVMALEWARYGIKVNAMNPGYIRTDINSEYYDSEAGQKEIKGWPMRRIGKDTDLNGLLLLLASEAGDFMTGAGVRIDDGQALGF
- a CDS encoding enolase C-terminal domain-like protein produces the protein MTDTTTIDRVEVWLVAIPYKSAMRSSRGTLDHGEKVILRIGTSDGASGLGEASVIFPGRSGESAGTVFVALRDIFAPVLLGRNPLHFNEIMAALNARCSEQYGFLGTLCAIDIALHDLIARRCGLSVADYLGGTRRTAMKLSRSLSILPEAQLVDVACRYAADGYPLLTLKGSADWRGDIAKYLAVRKAVPASTELEFDPNQAWTPKGALEVDHALADAGLVCIEQPCAWWDLDGMKFVTERARTGIAADESVLSPADAVQVVKRGAADMITVKLAKSGGIRNSVTILEIARAGGLTCNMGSKHTLGVGTAALLHFAAAFPDVGETIGYGDARERFVGDVIGQELAVSHGQAHLPEGLGLGVTLDEDALSRFGVQYHELRA
- a CDS encoding threonine ammonia-lyase, which encodes MMLADIKAASAAIREAVPPTPFHHSVTLSALTGAQLYIKFENLQFTASFKERGALNKLLSLTGDERVAGVIAMSAGNHAQAVAYHARRLGIAATIVMPRDTPEVKVAATRAHGADVRLVGEGLSEAAVHARELAGQHGLVFVHPYDDAAIIAGQGTVALEMLAAQPDLDVLVVPMGGGGLIAGMAVAAKALSPGIEIIGVEAERYPSIRDALAGNPPSSMAGTIAEGIAVKQPGALTLPIIRALVDDVMLVSEVQIEQAIALYIAIEKTVAEGAGAVSLAGVLARKAHFEGRKVGVVLSGGNIDTRLLASVLMRDLVHQGRIARLRIDISDRPGVLAAVAGAIGDAGGNILEVQHNRIFSHTQAKDTDLEVVIEARDPGHLRSIVEMLAGKGFRVRLLDGDETAL
- a CDS encoding DUF1295 domain-containing protein, which translates into the protein MLVTSAITVWMALSALWAVSVWRRDTSIIDAFWGPGFGLIAVVTLAAVPDISPHGWLVAGMIILWALRLGGHLLRRNLAHGEDRRYREMREKAPGNWAVRSYVTVFMLQGLLMWLISLPVQFAIGGTGHLADPLTIAGTALFLFGFVFEAVADAQLWRFKQDPASKGRVMETGLWRYSRHPNYFGETCVWWGLFLACLPAHGAWWTLFSPLLVTFLLLKVSGLPLAEKKMGERRPGYDAYVARTSAFIPLPAKR
- a CDS encoding amidase, with translation MTDIVHLSASDLVARYRRGALSPVEVTKAVFERIDARNEGVNAFILLDREGALKEAGKSEARWTKCKPKGLLDGVPLSIKEHIDVKGWPSRNSSPVISASHRAKQDAPITARLREAGGIILGKTATPEFCWKGVTDSALHGVSRNPWDLDKTPGGSSGGAAAACALGMGALHVGTDAGGSIRIPAAFCGVFGLRPTQFRVPHNPGGVSALISQAGPLTRTVADAALMMNVITRPDSRDPSALPYEATDYRIGLNDGVAGLRIGFWNGERLIPFDSEIASALTDAAAVFRDLGAEVAEADPGFDNQLQTFLAFWQPMTARYLENASEQALADSDPFLVRSAQKGAQQPIIRHYQAMADRGALMQRMAAFHKDFDLLLAPVTPVPPFKAGRGIYGPEGEAYKRTWTPFTFPFNITGQPAASVPCGFTKAGLPIGLQIVGPWGSEALILRAARALESVRPFRMPD
- a CDS encoding acyl-CoA dehydrogenase family protein, translated to MDFEFSDKVKQLQERVGSFIYEHVVPAEKVFAEQVEAGGRWCVPPVMEELKAKAKAAGLWNMFLPESKKGAGLTNLEYAPIAELLGHSPLASEAFNCSAPDTGNMEILERYGSEEIKERWLKPLLEGEIRSAFAMTEPLVASSDATNIESRIERDGDEYVVNGRKWWTSGIMDPRCAVIIFMGKTNPDAPKHQQQSQIVIPRDTPGITIKRSLPVFGYDDAPHGHGEVLFENVRVPVSNILLGEGRGFEIAQARLGPGRIHHCMRAIGSAERALELMCARADSRVAFGSRLSDKGVVEEQIANSRIEIEQARLLVLKAAWMMDKYGNKVARSEIAQIKVAVPNMASKVIDRAIQIHGGGGVSADFPLARAYAGQRTLRLADGPDEVHRRTVAQVELKKQREKRERQHNLAAE
- a CDS encoding phenylacetate--CoA ligase family protein → MLNSYSQSLVWPALIDPSAAQVYGFLTQLFQTQWLKPDRLRELQSVQLAARLRHARETSAYFAPLLAGAEIRAATAFEVLGTLPLLTRADLQSRMDDIYTAAPKEHGDVWATSTSGSTGQPVTVRCTAAGYALRNAVMMRSLGWHKLDIRKRFGAIRASISVKNGVVPVVAKSWGKYVSAVYRTGEGIGLNIRAPIADQRAFLEKYKPDYLLTYPSNLQALVQEMPAPPGLRTLITIGETLPQELVDEVWRAWGIEIFDEYSSQELGSIAVQCEHHAYHCIPEAQFLEVLRDDGTPCGPGEIGRVVVTDLNNFATAMLRYEIRDYAEVGEPCACGRGSPVLKRIVGRVRNMLIMPDGSRVWPRFGLKQLGELAPIRQYQILQTERTRLEVNLASDRPLSADEMQAVAGRIRANTHQDFDVHVANTVGPLLKGANEKLEVFKCLI